From the bacterium genome, one window contains:
- a CDS encoding amidohydrolase translates to MTATYPIISADSHITETPTTYTDHIDAAYRERAPRIESTEMGDLFWIDGMKTPIPLGIVAAAGKPAEEIRIMGTRFADLHRGGWDPEARLADQARDGVAAEIIYPTVGMQICNHKDLDYKRACCEAYNRWIAGYCAAHPERLLGCGQTAMRTPAEGIADLQSIKALGLRGVMMPGHPGVEDYDSPAYDDFWEAAIETGLPLSFHILTTRETAPLRGPRMNAFLSVIRGCQDIMGTLVLGGVFERHPRLRIVCVEADAGWVPHYMYRMDHAFKRHRNWLPPGQALSKLPSEYFAEHIYTTFQDDWVAFRTADLMNWRRLMWANDFPHSDSTWPWSQELLAEHAGALSPDQRRAILCDNVAELYGIDLAALA, encoded by the coding sequence ATGACCGCCACCTACCCGATCATCTCGGCCGACTCGCACATCACCGAAACCCCGACCACCTACACCGACCACATCGACGCCGCGTACCGGGAGCGCGCGCCGCGTATCGAGAGCACCGAGATGGGCGACCTCTTCTGGATCGACGGCATGAAGACGCCGATTCCGCTCGGCATCGTCGCCGCCGCGGGCAAGCCGGCGGAGGAGATCCGCATCATGGGGACGCGCTTCGCGGATCTGCACCGCGGCGGCTGGGATCCCGAGGCGCGGCTCGCCGATCAGGCGCGCGACGGCGTCGCCGCCGAGATCATCTACCCGACGGTCGGCATGCAGATCTGCAATCACAAGGACCTCGACTACAAGCGCGCCTGTTGCGAGGCCTACAACCGCTGGATCGCCGGGTACTGCGCCGCGCATCCCGAGCGCCTGCTCGGCTGCGGCCAGACGGCGATGCGCACGCCGGCGGAGGGGATCGCCGATCTGCAGTCGATCAAGGCGCTCGGCCTGCGCGGCGTGATGATGCCGGGACATCCCGGGGTCGAGGACTACGACTCGCCGGCCTACGACGATTTCTGGGAAGCGGCGATCGAGACCGGCCTGCCGCTCTCCTTCCACATCCTCACCACGCGCGAGACCGCCCCGCTGCGCGGACCGCGCATGAACGCCTTCCTGTCGGTGATCCGCGGCTGCCAGGACATCATGGGCACGCTGGTGCTGGGCGGCGTGTTCGAGCGCCATCCGCGGCTGCGCATCGTCTGCGTCGAAGCCGATGCCGGCTGGGTGCCGCACTACATGTACCGCATGGACCACGCCTTCAAGCGGCACCGCAACTGGCTGCCGCCGGGGCAGGCGCTGTCGAAGCTGCCGTCGGAGTACTTCGCCGAGCACATCTACACCACCTTCCAGGACGATTGGGTCGCCTTCCGCACCGCCGACCTGATGAACTGGCGCCGGCTGATGTGGGCCAACGACTTCCCGCACAGCGATTCGACCTGGCCGTGGTCGCAGGAGCTGCTCGCCGAGCACGCCGGCGCCCTCTCGCCGGACCAGCGCCGCGCCATCCTCTGCGACAACGTCGCCGAGCTCTACGGCATCGACCTCGCCGCGCTGGCGTGA
- a CDS encoding amidohydrolase family protein, with translation MAEHYDLLIRGGTLVDGTGAPARRGDLGVRDGRIAAVGEVPGAAARVVDADGAVVAPGFVDIHTHYDVQVFWDRMLTISPWHGVTTVVMGNCGFAVAPTRPAHRELILRTLENVEGMSIDAIRAGIGAEWPFETIPEYLDAIERRGTAINVGALVGHTAVRLYVMGEDATERAASDAEIARMRAIVAEGLRAGALGFATSWSPTHVGYAGRPVPSRVAELKEIDALADTLAEVPHGVMQATLGPGLFLDQFADINRRTKKPISWTALLGGMLGPDGHTYILERSAAMQADGIAVVPQVSCRPLNFEFQFKAPFPFEGMSLFKPVSQADHAGKMRLYADPEFRRQMRERLDDSGTFRLADPVRTMAIAEYAPDRSLEERPAGEVAAERGMHVVDLALDMALETNLEARFRLAILNTDERTTAELLTHPSTMIGLSDAGAHASQLCDAGAPTDLLGRWVREKGVLSLEEAVRRLTSQAADVFGIRDRGRLAVGQAADVVVFDPRTVACGRLRRVRDFPAGADRLVADADGIRAVIVNGTVIRAENRDAVDVNAKLPGRLLRGGRA, from the coding sequence CCTGGCGCGGCGGCCCGGGTGGTCGACGCCGACGGCGCCGTCGTGGCGCCCGGCTTCGTCGACATCCACACGCACTACGACGTGCAGGTGTTCTGGGACCGCATGCTCACCATCTCGCCCTGGCACGGCGTGACCACGGTGGTGATGGGCAACTGCGGCTTCGCCGTCGCGCCCACCCGGCCGGCGCATCGCGAGCTCATCCTGCGCACCCTGGAGAACGTCGAGGGCATGTCGATCGACGCCATCCGCGCCGGCATCGGCGCCGAGTGGCCGTTCGAGACCATTCCCGAGTATCTCGACGCCATCGAGCGGCGCGGCACCGCGATCAACGTCGGCGCCCTGGTCGGCCACACCGCGGTGCGCCTGTACGTCATGGGCGAGGACGCCACCGAGCGCGCCGCCAGCGACGCGGAGATCGCGCGCATGCGCGCCATCGTCGCCGAGGGACTGCGCGCCGGCGCGCTCGGCTTCGCGACGTCCTGGTCGCCCACCCACGTCGGCTACGCCGGCCGGCCGGTGCCGAGCCGGGTCGCCGAGCTGAAGGAGATCGACGCCCTCGCCGACACGCTCGCCGAGGTGCCGCACGGCGTCATGCAGGCGACGCTCGGACCCGGCCTGTTCCTCGACCAGTTCGCCGACATCAACCGCCGCACGAAGAAGCCGATAAGCTGGACGGCGCTGCTCGGCGGCATGCTGGGGCCGGACGGACACACGTACATCCTCGAGCGCTCGGCGGCGATGCAGGCGGACGGCATCGCCGTGGTGCCACAGGTCTCGTGCCGGCCGCTCAATTTCGAGTTCCAGTTCAAGGCGCCGTTCCCGTTCGAGGGCATGTCGCTGTTCAAGCCGGTGTCGCAGGCCGACCACGCCGGCAAGATGCGCCTCTACGCCGATCCGGAATTCCGCCGCCAGATGCGCGAGCGACTCGACGACTCCGGCACCTTCCGCCTCGCCGACCCGGTGCGCACCATGGCGATCGCCGAGTACGCGCCCGACCGCTCGCTGGAGGAGCGGCCGGCCGGCGAGGTCGCCGCCGAGCGCGGCATGCACGTCGTCGACCTCGCCCTCGACATGGCCCTGGAGACCAACCTCGAGGCGCGCTTCCGCCTCGCCATCCTCAACACCGACGAGCGGACCACCGCCGAGCTGCTCACCCATCCGTCGACCATGATCGGCCTGTCCGACGCCGGCGCCCACGCCAGCCAGCTCTGCGATGCCGGCGCGCCCACCGACCTGCTCGGCCGCTGGGTGCGCGAGAAGGGGGTGCTGTCGCTGGAAGAAGCCGTGCGCCGCCTCACCTCGCAGGCCGCCGACGTGTTCGGCATCCGCGATCGCGGCCGCCTGGCCGTCGGCCAGGCCGCCGATGTCGTGGTCTTCGATCCGCGCACCGTCGCCTGCGGCCGCCTGCGCCGCGTCCGCGACTTCCCCGCCGGCGCCGACCGCCTGGTCGCCGACGCCGACGGCATCCGCGCCGTGATCGTGAACGGCACGGTGATCCGCGCCGAGAACCGCGACGCCGTGGATGTGAATGCGAAGCTGCCGGGCAGACTGCTGCGCGGAGGACGAGCGTGA